The window TTTGACTCATGTTCACGCAGCTAAGGATCCGTTTTGGAACAATTCAATGAATGTGGAATATGATGCTCTTATTAAAAAGAGAACGTGGGATCTTTTGCCACGCCAAGCATACTAACATTGTGCactctttgttgttgtttaagaATAAATTCAATGCAGATGGGACTCTGAGTCGCTATAAGTTGCGTCCTATTGCCAACGGGCGGTCCTAACAGCTCGGTATTGATTGAGAAGAAACCTTCTGTCCAATGGTTAAACCGACCACGATACGTGCAGTTTTCCATGTCGCCTTGGCTTGTGATTGGCCTCTTCATCAACTAGACATCAAGAACGCCTTCCTTAATGGTGATCTTGAGGAAACTGTCTACATGCATCAGCCTCCAGGTTTTTTGGATAAGACTAAGCCCGATTATGTTTGCCGTCTAAACCATTCTTTTTATGGTTTGAATCAGGCACCTTGTGCGTAGAACACACGCTTTGCTACTTATGTCCGTCGTCTTGGCTTTAATCAAAGCCTTTCGGATCTCTCCTTGTTTGTGCTCTTTCACGGCTCTGAGTTTGCGTATCTTCTcctttatgttgatgacattatcCTCACTGCTTCCTCTCCTCCCTTGTTGCAACGTATCATCGCTATTCTCAGCTCCGAATTTGAGATGTTTGACGACGGTCCCCTTCATCACTTCCTTGGCATTACCGTAAAATGTGATGCTTCTGGTCTCTGGCTCCATCAACAGAATTATGCTGCTGACATACTTCACCGTGCCAACATGGTTGACTATAACCCGTGTCTCACTCTAGTTGATACCAAACAGAAGCTTGCTCCCGATGGTAGTCCACCGTTGTCTGATCCTACACTCCACTGCAGCTTAGCTGGTGCCTTTCAATATTTGACGTTCACCCGTCCTGACATCTCTTATGCCCTCCAGCAGATTTGCCTCTTCATGCATATTCCCCGAGACTCTCATTTTCAAGCTCTCAAACGCATTCTCCGCTACATCAAGGGTACCATTTCTCATGGCATTCATATGACCAAATCCTCATCTCTCTCCCTTACGGCATACTCCAACTCTGACTGGGCAGGTTGTCCCGCTGGTCGTCGTTCTACCTCTGGCTACTGTGTGTTTCTTGGTGATAACTTGATCTCTTGGTCCTCTAAGCGGCAGAACACAGTTTCTCGTTCTAGTGCCAAGGCCGAGTATCGGGGTGTAGCCAATGATGTGGTTGAGGCAACCTGGCTTCGCACTCTTCTTCTTGAAATGAAGATTCCCTTATCTCGCGCTGTAGTGGTGCATTGTGACAACGTTAGTGCCATCTATCTTGCCTCTAATCCAGTTCATCACCAACGAAATTAACACATCGAGATCGATATCCATTTCGTTCGGGAAAAGGTTGCGATGGGTCACATTCGCGTCCTGCAAGTTCCTTCTCCTTACCAGTACGCCGACATATTCACCAAAGGCCTTCCCTCTCcattgtttcttgatttttggaACAGTCTCACCGTCCAGTCTCCTCCACCGACGCTTTGACTGCGGGGGAGTGTTAGACACCATATAGAGAATGTATAGAATATCTAAATATTCTTGTGAGATACGCTTCAATATTCTCTAGAAGATTCtattgtatcatatatatactttaccTAATGAATGAGACATGACACGGAGTTTATCAATCTTACAAAAACTGCTGCTCCATAAGTCTTCTTAATGACATAAAAATGTACAGACTTGGCCAGACGATCCACAATCACCCAGATAGCATCCATAGTCCATGACACAGGCAAACcagaccatgcacaaggatagtccCATTAGTAGAGACCAGACATTCCGAACCTGCAGTCTTAGAGTCATTCATATAtccattttgtttatttatatatcctaatatctagtgatctcatactcacttaCAACCTAGCCCTAATCAAACAACATCATATAACATAAAACaattcaaataatcaaataaccatcaaggaataaaaaaataacataattccAACATCTTAAACATGTCATAAAAGAAATCACAGAAACAACAACCTAGCATCCGTTCTAGACAATTATgttccactctagcatcctaacaGAAGCACATAGCAAATAACCAAgcctctaaaacatcctcctcttcatcgccatgattccacgatcacactttgcctgtatcacaaacacaaatgagatgtgggagtattatcataaatactgtGTGAGAcggtcctcccatctactgggctatacacacaagcgaaaagGCAATCACAATCGACACACAGAACAAACAAATCACACAATGCGTAATTCCACAaccttgcgtcgaccgacgcacgACTTCCGTCGACTGATGCCTCACCGTTGCATCGATGCAACCCTCCAAATCCCTAgctgcattgaccgatgcagcACATTGCATCATTGTCAAATCCCTAACTACATCTACtaatgcactccttgcatcgaccgtTGCAGTCACGCGACACAACGCCGGACGCGAGTTCCTCCGTCTCCTCTCGGCTCCAATCCATCGAAATCGACTTCCAAAGATCATACAACTCACAAAGAACATTCACAAGCAATCAAGCAAGCCAATAACaaccaaaatcacacaaaacaacCATCAATtcgcttagatcagccatggtcacacactcacctttGAGAATGACGAAAAATGAATCTAAACCCACGAAAAAGCTTCCTAACAAGCTCCTACCACGTTCCTAGCCATAGATCTCCACTCCACCATTAAGATCTCTCAATAACAAGCACCAAAACTTCCAAAAACTCTTAAGAAtggcttctctctttcttttctctctttcaccaCTGAAAACAACCAAACCCGGCGAAAGACGTCAAAGTATTCTTTTATACTTGACTTCAAGGGTTTTCCCCAAacaaaaatgcaacaaaacGAGCGTTTAACATAAGTCGTCCCGCATAAACCGACCTTGCATCAACCAATACACACTCTGCATTGATCGATGTACATCCCAAACCAGAAATCCGGTTCACGGGGGTTACAGTTTGTtagtgttaaattataaattcatgttacTGATTAAAACCAGAAGGATTTGgtgcatattattatttagaattctaaataatatgaataattaaaattgtttgagctatctatgttatttatctttttcaaaattgaaaaatggtaaaatttgttaaacaaaggtatatcccaaaaaggagaaaatattaatcaagtgtttaaaaattaaaataacatatatattaaatagaaATGTATAAGGttacttgaaataaaacatattaaagaaacTTATTCTGAatctaacaaaccaaaaaaacaaatagtgaaaatactaaaaagaaatttgagaaagctatttgtaagaaaaaaaacaattataaaagtAGTGGtagattttagaattttaactaaaatttaaaatacaggATAAATACTcatatttaaaagttagagtaatcttatgagtttgtaggtTTAGGAGAATCAAAATAATAGAAACATAGTAGAGTATACATATTtgtaagaccatctccaatggtttcctctattttttcttctataatagaggatttCTATAATAGAGATGTGTTTTGCTCCAgtggttttctctatttttttcctctataaaagaatattcccaatagattctatttttattttacaattaacacttttatttttaaaaattgcaaactaatccattttactttaaattttttaacaatttcataaaattatcttttgcaattgatagtctcaatattttagaataaatttttatacttaaatttatattattagttcttaaaaatactgattttatttattttggtcatatataaaagaagttaaagattaagaggactactttgcaaataaaatagtttaccTCTAttaatagaggaaaaaatagagttcctctataaatagagaaaaaaaatagcaatctctattatagaggtgaaaGTAGAGTACCATTGGAGCaaaaattactctataatagagtatgGAGGCAAAAATAAGTACCATTGAAGATGCTCTAagtagaaaaaattaaatatgtgaacataaattttcttttttcaaacagtaagataaaatgttatatttgatgttataataTGCTTTTTATGGATAGAAACGAGTCTAAGTCAAAGAAACATCTCGACAAAGGGTGGGTATAGtctgtaaaaaaatttaacgtCTATGTTAGTAAGTAATGATCACACAACTGATAATAAAAAGGAGTATTGGAAGAtgtaaaagatgaaaaatagttatgatatctctttataatcaatatattataagtGAGATAAAAGAATGTGAAAAGAGAGTAGATGCAAGAGATGCCGAGTATACcgaaaaataaagagagaattaatttgtaaaaaatgttaaaagaaataGATAAGGTTATATATcgcttaataaaataaatttgatatctgtatagatttatttttttgatatttaataattataattatattaaatggttagcattaataataaaaaattatagtctCGTGCAATGCTCGGGTTATAAttctagtaatatatatataggtagcCTATGGACTTTTTCGGtgatttaaataaacaaacaagacaagagCAACTAAACAGACACACGTAATCATTGTTGATatctatgttttaaaaatcgctaggcgcAAGTCGGGCGGTCGAGGTGGGACTAGCGCCTAGTAAAAAATTAGAGATTAAATGGAGATTAATCGGGACTAGTTTTAGGTCTATTTTATTAAGTggattaatatttatatatatagtactaaatatatgtataattctatttatgttaaaagaaaaaagattaaataaaatataaaactatagtattgtctttaaaattacgataaacacataaaaacataattttaaaataaaattttatgatttttattaaagatTGTAcgttagttattgtaaaacatcacaaactcttaatttaaatgtctaaataacaaaaaaaaaatttgatttatattggGCTAAAAAAATAATCGATATAGACaagtataattaaataatcGATGCTAGACTGAGATTAGTTTTTGATCGAGTCGGAAAGGGTGTGCCTAGCGATTTTACGGGGTGTAATGGGTGCTAGACGGGGATTTTTAGAACAAGACTTTTTATGAATACTATGAATATGTAATTAAACCCTCTTTTACATCACATTCAGTTCTAAAATAAGTGgcatttgattatttatttatttatataatcagGAAATTCGCAAACAAAACCTAAACTATTCTtcgaactatatatataaaaaaaaagatgagtattttttcataattaattataaataaaaaaattgaaccttACCACATTCAATTAAAGTTCTCAGTACTAGATCACCAAAATTTGAGCCTAAAAGTAGAAAAATGTTAAGAAATAAATCATTTTCAGCAAAACAAACTAGAAAGCAATAAGTAGTAAGTAGTACTGccaatttgtttctttgtcttttgattcATTAACTATTTTGAGTAATGGAcgataaaatataatttgatgatattttcGTTTTCTAGTAGTTGATTTGTTACCATCTATTACCttcatcttcttataattaaaagaggagtacatttttttaaatatccaaAATGTTGATAGATATTACAGGAATTGCCATTCAATTATGTATGAAGGAGATGATTAATTAAAATGGAGAGGggtaaatttgagaaaaaataatCGAAATTGGAAAACCCGACCCATGAACCCAAGGATCCGTGTGTTTCTACATTGCATAAACAGACCCGACCCATTTAGAAAACACGCGGATCCTGTTGGAAACAAATTgatgtttcatatatttttcccTCTTCTCGCCGCCTCGCCAGATTCCCTTTGatcaactttcttcttctttgtgcttCTTCTCTCGAGAATCTCTCGATCACTCAGAAAAATTTGAGGGTATTTATGAAGAATCAAAAGGTTTTTCAGAAGAGAGGCCAAgatgacaaaagaagaaagatgagaagGTATTAGATTCATATTGTAGTGGtcgtttttgattttttttttttatttttaaaatgataaggCTCTCTATTCCTACAGCAAAATTCTAAACGGAACGAGAGAGATGTAGAGGAAGATAGCGCGGTTGACAgttttggagaagatgatgttcAACAATCAACATAATCATCACATGATGAGTTGTCTTCTGTTAAATAGTAGATCTAAAAAATTTCTCATAGCATGTAGTGAGATGACAGCCTAATTTCTGGGAGTATACATTAGAACAGCTCAAGTCGAGTCGACTACTAGGTTGAGGTATCAAAAGTTTAAGAATGTTCTAATAGGTTTTCGGTTTTTGTGTGAATTTGCATCCGTTGATGTGAGTGAATAGTACGCATTCTTCTCAAACTCTATGTTTCTTATGTATAATACTAAAAGCAGAGCATCTTATGTGTTAGCAGGGGACTAAATCTACATAtggtttccaatttttttggaGCAAG is drawn from Camelina sativa cultivar DH55 chromosome 8, Cs, whole genome shotgun sequence and contains these coding sequences:
- the LOC109125930 gene encoding uncharacterized protein LOC109125930, with translation MVKPTTIRAVFHVALACDWPLHQLDIKNAFLNGDLEETVYMHQPPGFLDKTKPDYNTRFATYVRRLGFNQSLSDLSLFVLFHGSEFAYLLLYVDDIILTASSPPLLQRIIAILSSEFEMFDDGPLHHFLGITVKCDASGLWLHQQNYAADILHRANMVDYNPCLTLVDTKQKLAPDGSPPLSDPTLHCSLAGAFQYLTFTRPDISYALQQICLFMHIPRDSHFQALKRILRYIKGTISHGIHMTKSSSLSLTAYSNSDWAGCPAGRRSTSGYCVFLGDNLISWSSKRQNTVSRSSAKAEYRGVANDVVEATWLRTLLLEMKIPLSRAVVVHCDNVAMGHIRVLQVPSPYQYADIFTKGLPSPLFLDFWNSLTVQSPPPTL